Proteins from one Xenorhabdus griffiniae genomic window:
- the macA gene encoding macrolide transporter subunit MacA, which yields MKLLFAKYRWIGAGLVLIAIASVWSYFFYLPKPVSYQTSAVIKGDFQRNVLAVGKLDAVSKVDVGAQVSGQLKELYVKLGDKVKQGQLLALIDPQTAKNTVAEIQETAKSLEANLRGARAELKLAQLKVNRLRHLFKLHVISQQELDSSVTDMQSKAARIDDLVAQIKQNKAKLDTAKTNLQYTRITAPIEGIVTDIKTFQGQTVIAAQQAPTILTLANLDTMIVNAEVSEADVINLAPGQKVSFTILGAPGRQFHSVLKDTLPTPQAENNAIFYYARFEVPNPEHILRLQMTAQVKIALQTLHNVLMIPISALEIASRQYTSSTQHVLSTQYEVSVLHNGKAEKRKITIGAFDNANVQVLSGLKENERVITSRSDSSVEE from the coding sequence ATGAAACTTCTTTTTGCCAAGTATCGCTGGATTGGAGCAGGGCTTGTTCTCATAGCTATTGCTTCTGTGTGGTCCTATTTTTTCTATCTGCCGAAGCCTGTCTCGTATCAGACGAGTGCAGTGATAAAGGGCGATTTCCAAAGAAATGTCCTGGCGGTGGGTAAATTGGATGCGGTCAGTAAAGTTGACGTCGGGGCTCAGGTTAGCGGTCAGTTGAAAGAGCTTTATGTGAAACTGGGGGATAAGGTTAAGCAAGGCCAATTATTGGCTTTGATTGATCCACAGACAGCAAAAAACACAGTGGCTGAAATTCAGGAAACAGCAAAATCATTGGAGGCTAATCTCCGTGGAGCGCGGGCTGAACTAAAACTTGCACAGCTTAAAGTCAATCGTTTGAGGCATTTGTTTAAATTACATGTTATTTCTCAGCAAGAATTGGATTCAAGCGTAACAGATATGCAGTCTAAGGCCGCCAGAATTGACGACTTGGTGGCGCAAATTAAGCAAAATAAGGCTAAACTTGATACGGCAAAAACGAACTTACAATATACCAGAATTACTGCCCCAATTGAGGGCATAGTGACAGATATTAAAACATTCCAGGGACAAACCGTGATTGCTGCACAGCAAGCACCGACTATTTTGACACTCGCAAACCTTGATACCATGATTGTTAATGCAGAAGTATCGGAAGCCGATGTCATCAATTTAGCACCTGGACAGAAAGTTTCATTTACCATCTTAGGCGCACCAGGAAGGCAATTTCACAGCGTCCTGAAAGATACCCTGCCAACACCCCAAGCTGAGAATAACGCGATTTTCTACTATGCACGCTTTGAAGTACCTAATCCCGAACATATTTTGCGTTTGCAGATGACTGCGCAAGTAAAAATAGCACTTCAGACTTTGCATAATGTATTGATGATCCCCATTTCAGCTTTGGAAATAGCTTCTCGTCAATATACGTCTTCAACTCAGCATGTACTTTCTACGCAATATGAAGTGAGTGTTTTACATAATGGTAAAGCAGAAAAACGTAAAATCACAATCGGGGCCTTTGATAACGCGAATGTTCAGGTGCTCTCTGGATTGAAGGAAAACGAACGTGTGATCACCAGTCGCAGTGATAGTAGCGTAGAGGAGTAA
- the artM gene encoding arginine ABC transporter permease ArtM: protein MFEYIKEILPGLQTSLSLTFSALLAAFMLSIVLTMILTMKLPALSQLVRGYITLFTGTPLLVQFFLIYYGPGQFPSLKEYPWFWQLISEPWLCAMVTLTLNSAAYSTLLFYGAVKAIPAGQWQSCQALGMSKMHSMRILLPYALKRALSSYSNEVVLIFKSTSLASTITLLDIMGYSQLQFGRSYDATIFIAAGIIYLCINGLLTLLMRLIEQRALSFEHRN from the coding sequence ATGTTTGAATATATCAAAGAAATTTTACCTGGCTTACAAACCAGCCTCAGTTTGACTTTCTCAGCATTGCTGGCCGCATTCATGCTATCCATTGTCTTGACCATGATTCTGACAATGAAACTGCCTGCACTTTCTCAATTGGTCAGAGGCTATATCACACTATTTACCGGGACCCCGCTCCTCGTTCAGTTCTTCTTAATTTACTATGGGCCGGGGCAATTTCCATCACTCAAGGAATATCCGTGGTTCTGGCAACTTATATCAGAGCCGTGGCTCTGTGCAATGGTCACACTTACATTGAACAGTGCAGCCTACTCAACCCTGCTATTTTACGGCGCTGTTAAAGCAATTCCTGCCGGACAATGGCAATCTTGTCAGGCTCTTGGTATGTCCAAAATGCATTCTATGCGCATCTTGCTACCTTATGCTCTTAAGCGAGCACTCTCTTCCTATTCCAATGAAGTCGTGTTGATTTTCAAGAGCACTTCACTAGCCAGTACAATCACCTTATTAGACATCATGGGATACAGCCAGCTTCAATTTGGGCGTAGTTACGATGCAACAATATTTATTGCCGCAGGCATTATTTACCTTTGCATAAATGGTCTTTTGACACTGCTGATGCGTTTAATTGAACAGCGTGCTTTATCATTTGAACATCGCAATTAA
- the rlmC gene encoding 23S rRNA (uracil(747)-C(5))-methyltransferase RlmC, whose translation MQCAQYTAGHCHSCQWLDKSYSQQLYDKQQHLKQLLQEGSVLHWLPPVSSKTSEFRNKAKMVVSGSVERPLLGMLHRDGRTVDLCDCPLYPKYFQTVFAVIKTFIAKAGLVPYNVERRKGELKYILLTESRANGEIMLRFVLRSETKLAQLAQVLPWLKEQLPQATVISANIQPTHMAILEGEKEIIFTERKMLQETFNGIPLYIRPRSFFQTNPDIASALYATAGRWVRELNISSMWDLFCGAGGFGLHCADQKTRLTGIEISAEAISCARSSAKSLGLEQVDFQALDSTHFALDKSQLPELVLVNPPRRGIGKELCEYLSRMAPKFVLYSSCNAQTMAKDITMLKQYRIEKVQLFDMFPHTEHYEALALLVLNVS comes from the coding sequence ATGCAATGTGCGCAGTATACCGCGGGGCATTGTCACTCTTGCCAGTGGCTCGATAAGTCCTATTCACAGCAATTATATGATAAACAACAACATTTAAAGCAACTTTTACAGGAAGGATCAGTATTACATTGGTTGCCACCAGTAAGTAGCAAAACAAGTGAGTTCCGTAATAAAGCCAAGATGGTGGTCAGTGGCAGTGTTGAACGTCCATTGCTTGGTATGTTGCATCGTGATGGCAGAACGGTGGATCTCTGTGACTGTCCGTTGTATCCAAAATACTTTCAGACGGTATTTGCAGTCATAAAAACATTTATCGCCAAAGCTGGTTTGGTTCCGTACAACGTTGAACGTCGGAAAGGGGAATTAAAATATATTCTTCTGACGGAAAGCCGCGCTAATGGCGAAATAATGCTGCGCTTTGTCTTGCGTTCGGAAACAAAGCTGGCTCAATTAGCGCAGGTTTTGCCTTGGCTGAAGGAACAATTGCCACAAGCAACAGTGATCTCCGCTAATATTCAGCCAACCCATATGGCAATTCTGGAAGGTGAGAAGGAAATCATTTTTACCGAACGTAAGATGCTACAGGAAACTTTTAACGGTATTCCGCTGTACATCCGCCCGCGTAGTTTTTTCCAGACAAATCCAGATATTGCTTCAGCGCTGTATGCCACAGCGGGGCGCTGGGTTAGGGAACTAAACATTAGCAGTATGTGGGATCTGTTTTGTGGTGCTGGCGGTTTTGGTTTGCATTGTGCAGACCAAAAAACCCGATTGACAGGGATTGAGATCAGTGCTGAAGCAATTAGTTGTGCTAGAAGTTCTGCCAAAAGCCTGGGGTTGGAGCAGGTGGATTTTCAGGCATTAGATTCCACTCATTTTGCCCTTGATAAATCACAATTACCTGAGTTAGTGCTGGTAAACCCTCCGAGAAGAGGAATTGGTAAAGAGCTATGTGAATACCTTAGCCGGATGGCACCTAAATTTGTTCTCTATTCGAGCTGTAATGCTCAGACGATGGCGAAAGATATCACGATGCTTAAACAATATCGAATAGAAAAAGTACAGTTATTCGATATGTTTCCTCATACTGAACATTATGAAGCACTGGCACTGTTAGTTCTTAATGTAAGCTAA
- the artP gene encoding arginine ABC transporter ATP-binding protein ArtP, with protein sequence MSIQLKNINCFYGSQQALFDINFECTSGETVVLLGPSGAGKSSLLRVLNLLELPRSGLLNVATHQFDFKQQPNHKEILALRQKVGMVFQQYNLWTHLTVMDNLIEAPCRVLKQSKQQAREKAAKLLSRLHLGEFANRFPLHLSGGQQQRVAIARALMMEPQVLLFDEPTAALDPAITSQVIDIIKELAETGITQVIVTHEVEFARKTASQVVYMEQGHIVEKGDATHFMHPQTEAFAHYLSH encoded by the coding sequence ATGAGCATTCAATTAAAAAACATAAATTGTTTCTATGGCTCACAACAGGCTCTATTCGATATCAATTTTGAATGTACATCGGGAGAAACTGTCGTGTTGCTAGGTCCCAGTGGAGCAGGAAAAAGTTCTTTGCTGCGTGTCTTAAATTTACTGGAACTGCCTCGTTCTGGATTACTCAATGTGGCAACGCACCAGTTTGATTTCAAACAGCAACCTAACCACAAAGAAATTCTCGCATTGCGGCAAAAAGTTGGCATGGTTTTCCAGCAATATAATTTATGGACACACTTGACCGTGATGGATAATTTGATTGAAGCACCTTGCCGAGTATTAAAGCAATCTAAGCAACAAGCACGGGAAAAAGCGGCCAAACTCCTTTCCCGACTTCATTTGGGTGAATTCGCCAACCGTTTTCCACTGCACCTTTCTGGTGGACAACAACAGCGTGTTGCCATTGCACGCGCATTAATGATGGAACCTCAGGTTCTATTGTTTGATGAACCCACTGCTGCACTCGATCCTGCAATCACTTCCCAAGTCATTGACATTATTAAAGAGCTAGCAGAAACCGGTATCACTCAGGTTATCGTGACTCATGAAGTAGAATTTGCTCGCAAAACAGCAAGTCAGGTTGTATATATGGAACAAGGGCACATTGTCGAAAAAGGTGATGCAACTCATTTTATGCATCCTCAAACAGAAGCCTTTGCTCACTATTTATCACACTGA
- a CDS encoding GrxA family glutaredoxin, protein MYTVIFGRPGCPYCVRAKELAEKLKKVRDDFDYRYVDIWAENITKDDLSKTVGKPVETVPQIFIDEKHIGGYTDFEAYAKDNLELYQ, encoded by the coding sequence ATGTACACTGTCATTTTTGGCCGCCCTGGTTGTCCTTATTGCGTTCGTGCCAAAGAACTCGCTGAAAAACTAAAAAAAGTACGCGACGACTTTGATTATCGCTATGTCGATATCTGGGCTGAAAACATCACCAAAGACGACTTATCAAAAACGGTGGGTAAACCTGTTGAGACTGTTCCCCAGATCTTCATTGACGAGAAACATATCGGTGGCTATACAGATTTTGAAGCTTATGCTAAAGACAATCTGGAACTGTACCAATAA
- the ybjG gene encoding undecaprenyl-diphosphate phosphatase, translating into MLEQLNHNLFTFINATPDSPPAMISLAIFIAKYCVFIYPITLAICWLWGKERAITSQRIVVSKSCIAFAFGMATSYIIGIIVPHARPFVEGFGYNFLYHAPTESFPSNHGTAVFTFALAFIFWHRIWLGLSLMIIACAIAWSRVYVGVHWPIDMIGALLVSLLGCAFSQIFWNQCGAHLQNKLTRLYQFCCAFFIKKGWVKN; encoded by the coding sequence TTGCTAGAACAACTTAACCACAATTTGTTTACTTTTATCAATGCAACCCCAGATTCACCACCAGCAATGATCTCGCTTGCCATCTTTATAGCGAAATATTGCGTATTTATTTACCCTATCACATTGGCCATTTGCTGGCTTTGGGGAAAAGAAAGAGCCATCACATCTCAACGCATTGTTGTCAGTAAATCTTGCATTGCTTTTGCTTTTGGCATGGCGACCTCCTATATCATCGGAATAATCGTTCCACATGCCCGGCCATTTGTTGAAGGTTTTGGCTATAATTTTCTCTATCATGCTCCTACAGAATCCTTTCCCAGTAACCACGGCACAGCAGTCTTTACTTTTGCTCTGGCATTTATATTTTGGCACCGCATTTGGTTAGGTTTATCTCTGATGATCATCGCCTGTGCCATTGCCTGGTCTCGTGTCTATGTGGGCGTTCACTGGCCAATCGATATGATTGGAGCACTTTTGGTCAGCCTGTTGGGGTGCGCTTTCTCCCAAATATTTTGGAACCAATGCGGAGCTCATTTACAAAACAAACTTACCCGACTCTACCAATTTTGCTGCGCATTTTTTATCAAAAAAGGCTGGGTAAAAAATTAA
- a CDS encoding lysine exporter LysO family protein translates to MYSGLIIILLPLALGYLIHLSDKSMLTFVHQLLNVMVYIILILMGISLAMLENLGSHLLSILLYATTFFLCTFIINMLALFLLDKRNPWIISAHKQEKPPSRLHMALDSVKLCGALVLGFLIGLIGWSGFHLSSRASEIALIFLLFLVGIQLRNNGMSLKQTLLNRRGMIIAIVVAISSLLGGVLAAFLLELPTKTGLAIASGYGWYSLSGILISDAYGPVLGSTAFFNDLARELASIMLIPMLINRYRSTALGLTGAASIDFTLPILQRCGGISIVPAAIVHGFILSLLTPLFIALFTR, encoded by the coding sequence ATGTATTCAGGATTAATCATTATTCTCCTGCCTTTGGCCTTGGGCTACCTTATTCATCTGAGTGATAAATCGATGCTAACCTTCGTGCATCAGCTACTCAATGTCATGGTCTATATCATTCTCATTTTGATGGGGATAAGCCTTGCGATGCTGGAAAACTTGGGTAGTCACTTACTTTCTATCTTGCTGTATGCAACAACATTTTTCCTATGCACCTTTATAATTAATATGCTAGCGCTTTTCCTTTTAGATAAGCGAAATCCGTGGATTATTAGTGCACACAAACAGGAAAAACCGCCTTCCCGATTACATATGGCTCTGGATTCCGTCAAATTATGTGGTGCATTAGTATTGGGGTTTCTTATTGGATTAATAGGCTGGTCAGGGTTTCATCTTTCTAGCCGAGCCAGCGAAATTGCCTTGATTTTTTTACTATTTCTAGTGGGTATTCAACTGCGCAATAACGGCATGAGCCTAAAGCAAACCCTGCTGAATCGCCGTGGTATGATTATTGCCATCGTGGTTGCCATCAGTTCCCTGCTAGGTGGCGTACTGGCTGCATTTTTGTTGGAATTACCGACCAAAACGGGTCTTGCCATTGCATCAGGATACGGTTGGTATTCCCTTTCCGGCATTTTAATTTCCGATGCTTACGGACCTGTGCTTGGCAGTACCGCCTTTTTCAATGACTTAGCTCGTGAATTGGCATCCATCATGCTTATTCCCATGCTAATAAATCGTTATCGTTCAACCGCATTGGGTTTGACCGGAGCGGCTTCAATTGACTTTACCTTACCGATCTTACAACGCTGTGGTGGTATCAGTATCGTACCCGCAGCTATCGTTCATGGTTTTATATTGAGTTTATTAACCCCTTTATTCATCGCATTGTTTACCCGGTAA
- the artJ gene encoding arginine ABC transporter substrate-binding protein translates to MKKLLFAALLSVVTLSATAAEKVTLRFATEATYPPFEFIDANNQIQGFDVDLANAICAKLNAECTFTNQAFDSLIPSLKFRRVDVLMAGIDITPDRKKQVDFTQTYYDNSAIFVAIKGKFAQVADLKGKQVGTQNGTTHQKYLMEQHKELKTVPYDSYQNAILDLKNGRIDALFGDTAVVNEWLKKNKELSTVGEKVTDKNYFGIGLGIAVRKGNTELLDKLNKALTEVKQDGTYDTIYKKWFKQ, encoded by the coding sequence ATGAAGAAATTATTGTTTGCCGCTTTATTGAGTGTAGTGACCTTGTCAGCAACCGCAGCAGAGAAAGTAACGCTCCGTTTTGCGACGGAAGCAACCTACCCTCCATTTGAATTTATTGATGCAAATAATCAGATTCAAGGATTCGATGTCGATTTGGCGAATGCCATATGTGCAAAGCTCAACGCAGAATGTACATTCACCAACCAGGCTTTTGATAGCCTCATTCCCAGCTTAAAATTCCGTCGAGTTGATGTTTTGATGGCGGGTATCGACATCACACCGGATCGGAAAAAACAAGTTGATTTCACCCAAACTTATTATGATAACTCTGCCATTTTCGTTGCTATCAAAGGGAAGTTTGCTCAAGTTGCCGATCTCAAAGGTAAACAAGTCGGTACTCAGAATGGTACTACACACCAGAAGTATTTGATGGAGCAACATAAAGAGCTGAAAACCGTACCTTATGATAGCTACCAAAATGCAATCCTTGATTTAAAAAATGGTCGTATTGATGCGTTGTTCGGTGATACAGCTGTCGTCAATGAATGGCTGAAAAAGAATAAAGAATTAAGTACGGTTGGCGAAAAAGTGACAGACAAAAACTACTTTGGTATCGGTTTAGGTATTGCGGTTCGCAAAGGCAATACTGAGTTGCTGGATAAACTGAACAAAGCATTAACGGAAGTTAAACAAGACGGTACTTACGATACCATCTACAAAAAATGGTTTAAACAATAA
- a CDS encoding YbjN domain-containing protein gives MDSMVTPDLSILRTWLEQLKISYFENDSGTVLHLPHMQNIDGLFDAKIDLLGDVVLLSALAEVRPTAIIPLVANLSQINACSLTVKAFIDVQDENLPKLIVCQAFPIAAGMTFRQFSNFMQQGEEQIANVIFEIHSNNLLYVNSDMESEVEVEDEESLTSTKTSTFTLH, from the coding sequence ATGGATTCTATGGTTACTCCCGATTTGTCAATTTTGCGCACGTGGCTTGAACAGCTCAAGATCTCTTATTTTGAGAATGATTCAGGCACAGTCTTGCATTTGCCTCATATGCAGAATATTGATGGCTTGTTTGATGCCAAGATCGATCTGTTGGGTGATGTTGTATTGCTTTCTGCTTTGGCCGAAGTCAGGCCAACTGCGATAATTCCATTGGTTGCTAATTTGAGTCAGATTAATGCGTGTTCTCTGACTGTGAAGGCATTTATCGATGTTCAGGATGAAAATTTGCCTAAATTGATTGTTTGTCAGGCTTTCCCTATTGCTGCTGGCATGACATTCAGACAATTCTCCAATTTCATGCAGCAGGGTGAAGAGCAAATTGCGAATGTAATTTTTGAAATTCACAGCAATAATCTTCTCTATGTCAATAGTGATATGGAAAGTGAGGTGGAAGTTGAAGATGAAGAATCCTTAACTTCAACGAAAACATCAACATTTACTTTGCACTAA
- a CDS encoding YbjC family protein, producing MKMNPSKEMRSLADMPKLVILLEIFGVGLLILAYLSITDSIILSPLLMTTEAHIAMILLGIGCLIPAAIHIICRAVYNLSFLGIDHKKADKSHQIVTDDEKTK from the coding sequence ATGAAAATGAACCCATCAAAAGAGATGCGCTCATTGGCTGACATGCCTAAGTTAGTCATTTTATTGGAAATATTTGGCGTGGGGCTGTTGATTCTGGCTTACTTGTCAATAACTGATAGCATAATTCTATCGCCTTTACTAATGACGACAGAAGCACACATTGCTATGATTTTATTGGGTATCGGTTGCTTGATTCCAGCAGCTATCCATATTATCTGTCGTGCAGTCTATAATCTTTCCTTTTTGGGAATTGATCATAAGAAAGCAGATAAAAGCCATCAGATTGTCACTGATGATGAAAAAACAAAATAG
- the artQ gene encoding arginine ABC transporter permease ArtQ, translating into MNELLSLISAAGVTVGLAISSLVVGLVLAMFFAAWESIRWKPIAFLGSCWVTLIRGLPEILVVLFIYFGSSQLLITLSDGFDINLIVWHFRIQMEIDNFDVSPFLCGVIALSLLYSAYASQTLRGALKAVPTGQWEAGQALGLSQRRIFFRLIMPQMWRHALPGLGNQWLVLLKDTALVSLISVNDLMLQTKSIATRTQEPFTWYMIVAAIYLIITLVSQFILKQLEIRATHFERSAS; encoded by the coding sequence ATGAATGAACTTCTCTCTTTAATCAGTGCCGCCGGAGTCACCGTCGGCCTCGCTATTTCCTCGCTTGTCGTCGGTTTGGTTCTGGCAATGTTTTTTGCTGCATGGGAATCCATTCGCTGGAAACCGATTGCTTTTTTAGGCTCCTGTTGGGTTACCTTGATCAGAGGATTGCCTGAAATTTTAGTTGTTCTCTTCATCTATTTTGGCAGTTCCCAACTCCTCATTACGCTGTCGGATGGTTTTGATATCAATCTCATTGTTTGGCACTTTAGAATACAGATGGAAATTGACAACTTTGATGTCAGCCCTTTTCTGTGCGGTGTTATTGCGCTGTCTCTGCTCTATTCTGCTTATGCTTCACAAACGCTGCGGGGAGCATTAAAAGCTGTTCCGACAGGGCAATGGGAAGCGGGTCAAGCTCTGGGATTAAGCCAACGCCGTATCTTTTTTCGCTTGATTATGCCTCAAATGTGGCGCCACGCCTTGCCAGGGCTTGGTAATCAATGGCTGGTTTTATTAAAAGATACTGCCCTGGTTTCGTTAATCAGCGTTAATGATCTAATGTTACAAACCAAAAGTATCGCTACCCGAACTCAGGAGCCGTTCACATGGTATATGATTGTTGCTGCTATCTATCTGATCATCACCCTGGTAAGCCAATTTATTCTCAAACAGCTTGAAATACGCGCCACCCATTTTGAACGGAGTGCTTCATGA
- a CDS encoding HAAAP family serine/threonine permease, with protein sequence MDTSQAGSIASSASSKSNHTTWRKSDTVWMLGLYGTAIGAGVLFLPINAGIGGLIPLIIMAILALPMTFFAHRGMCRFVLSGKSSGDDITGVVEEHFGKVAGFLITVLYFFAIYPILLVYSVALTNTVESFLVHQLQIDAPPRALLALVLLLGVMSIIRFGEKAIVKAMSVLVFPFVTVLMLLALYLIPHWNTAIFDNLLQDSTLSATSNNGLLFTLWLAIPVMVFSFNHSPIISAFAVAKREEYGEHAEKKCSRILAYAHIMMVLTVMFFVFSCVLSLSPENLAEAKAQNITILSYLANHFRVPTIEYIAPFIAFIAITKSFLGHYLGAREGFNGIVNKAMMNTRGKTVQHKTLNRITSLFMLVSAWLVATLNPSILNIIESLGGPVIAMILFIMPMYAIKKVPAMRKYAGKPSNIFVIVTGSIAISAAIYSVM encoded by the coding sequence ATGGACACATCTCAAGCAGGTTCGATAGCATCCTCTGCTTCCAGCAAAAGCAATCACACTACCTGGCGTAAATCAGACACAGTATGGATGCTGGGATTATATGGCACAGCGATCGGTGCCGGTGTTTTATTTCTTCCCATCAATGCAGGTATTGGTGGTTTAATTCCACTCATTATCATGGCAATTCTTGCTCTTCCCATGACATTTTTTGCGCATCGTGGAATGTGCCGTTTTGTTTTATCTGGTAAAAGCAGTGGTGATGATATCACCGGCGTGGTAGAAGAACATTTTGGTAAAGTTGCAGGCTTTCTGATCACTGTCCTCTATTTTTTTGCTATTTATCCTATTCTGCTCGTGTACAGTGTTGCACTAACCAATACGGTAGAGAGCTTTCTTGTGCATCAGCTACAGATAGATGCTCCGCCACGTGCATTGCTGGCACTAGTATTGCTCCTGGGAGTGATGAGCATCATCCGTTTCGGCGAAAAAGCCATCGTTAAGGCCATGAGTGTCTTAGTATTCCCATTCGTCACCGTTTTGATGCTGTTAGCCTTGTACTTAATTCCTCACTGGAACACTGCCATTTTTGATAACCTGTTGCAAGACAGTACCCTGTCTGCGACAAGCAATAATGGTCTGCTGTTTACCCTGTGGCTGGCAATCCCTGTTATGGTTTTCTCTTTTAACCATTCCCCAATCATCTCAGCATTCGCAGTGGCAAAACGTGAAGAATATGGTGAGCACGCAGAGAAAAAATGTTCCCGCATTCTGGCCTATGCCCACATCATGATGGTACTGACAGTCATGTTCTTTGTTTTCAGTTGCGTACTGAGCTTGTCACCAGAAAATCTGGCAGAAGCAAAAGCACAGAACATTACTATTCTGTCCTACCTGGCTAACCACTTCCGTGTACCAACTATTGAGTATATTGCGCCATTTATCGCTTTTATTGCTATAACCAAGTCTTTCCTCGGCCACTATCTGGGCGCTCGTGAAGGCTTTAACGGTATTGTGAACAAAGCAATGATGAACACGCGTGGTAAGACTGTTCAGCATAAAACGCTGAATCGAATCACTAGCCTCTTTATGCTCGTGAGTGCCTGGCTCGTCGCGACACTTAATCCAAGTATCCTGAACATTATTGAATCGCTGGGTGGGCCAGTTATTGCGATGATCCTGTTTATCATGCCAATGTACGCAATCAAAAAAGTTCCAGCTATGCGCAAATATGCAGGTAAACCAAGCAATATTTTTGTTATTGTGACCGGTTCAATTGCTATCTCAGCGGCGATTTACTCCGTCATGTAA